A region from the Oceanidesulfovibrio marinus genome encodes:
- a CDS encoding dihydrolipoyl dehydrogenase family protein: MATYDYDIGIIGAGSAGLTVASGAAQIGAKTLLVEKRAFLGGDCLHYGCVPSKTLIRSAHVYHLMRSGPQYGLPQAEVPPVDFATIRARIRSVIGTIQEHDSVERFCSLGAQVKFGTAEFTDEHTIRLHGASISAAKWVIAAGSSPSIPPIEGLSDVPYLTNETLFSMDRLPGSMLILGAGPVAIEMAQALNRLGCAVTVIQRSGQILSNEDADMAALVQAALEDEGVTIITGVQAKLARKTAGGVEVVYEKDGQELVAAGEALFVALGRHPNVDTMALENAGVDFTPRGVGVDAKMRTSQSHIFACGDITGRWQFTHAAGYEGGIVISNALFRFPRAAEYTWMPRATYTDPELAAVGMTEVQCKDAGLDYTVWTEAFRENDRSLAEGYTAGRLKLILDAKERPLGVQIFGPNAGELLAEWTAVLNGGIKLSSLASMVHAYPTLAEINKKVASDIMAPKIFGGLVKKGVGFFFNYRGQACEWTLGMDEE; this comes from the coding sequence ATGGCGACGTACGATTACGACATCGGCATTATCGGCGCCGGCTCGGCCGGCCTCACCGTGGCTTCCGGCGCAGCGCAGATCGGGGCCAAGACGCTGCTGGTGGAGAAGCGCGCGTTCCTGGGCGGCGACTGCCTGCACTACGGCTGCGTGCCCTCCAAGACGCTCATCCGCTCCGCCCACGTCTACCACCTCATGCGCTCCGGGCCACAGTACGGTCTGCCGCAAGCCGAGGTGCCGCCTGTGGATTTCGCCACAATCCGGGCGCGCATCCGCTCGGTCATCGGCACCATCCAGGAGCACGACTCGGTGGAACGCTTCTGCTCCCTGGGCGCGCAGGTCAAGTTCGGCACGGCCGAGTTCACGGACGAGCATACCATCCGCCTGCACGGCGCAAGCATCAGCGCGGCCAAGTGGGTCATCGCCGCCGGCTCCAGCCCCTCGATTCCGCCCATCGAGGGCTTGTCCGACGTGCCGTACCTGACCAACGAGACGCTTTTTTCCATGGACCGGCTGCCCGGCTCCATGCTCATCCTGGGGGCCGGACCGGTGGCTATCGAGATGGCCCAGGCCCTGAACCGTCTGGGCTGCGCCGTGACCGTGATCCAGCGGAGCGGGCAGATTCTCTCCAACGAGGACGCGGACATGGCCGCTCTGGTGCAGGCCGCCCTCGAAGACGAAGGCGTGACCATCATCACCGGGGTCCAGGCCAAGCTGGCGCGCAAGACCGCAGGTGGTGTGGAGGTGGTCTACGAGAAGGACGGCCAGGAGCTCGTTGCCGCGGGCGAGGCCCTGTTTGTGGCCCTGGGCCGCCACCCCAACGTGGACACCATGGCCCTGGAGAACGCCGGCGTGGACTTCACCCCACGCGGTGTGGGCGTGGACGCCAAAATGCGCACCAGCCAGTCGCACATCTTTGCCTGCGGCGACATCACCGGCCGCTGGCAATTCACCCACGCCGCCGGCTACGAAGGCGGCATCGTCATCTCCAACGCCCTGTTCCGCTTCCCACGCGCTGCGGAGTACACCTGGATGCCGCGCGCCACATACACCGATCCGGAGCTCGCCGCCGTGGGCATGACCGAGGTCCAGTGCAAGGACGCCGGCCTGGACTACACGGTATGGACCGAGGCGTTCCGCGAGAACGACCGCAGCCTTGCCGAGGGCTACACGGCAGGTCGCCTCAAGCTCATCCTGGACGCCAAGGAACGCCCACTGGGCGTGCAGATATTCGGACCCAACGCCGGCGAGCTGCTGGCCGAATGGACTGCCGTGCTCAACGGCGGTATCAAACTCTCCAGCCTGGCCTCCATGGTCCACGCCTACCCCACCCTGGCCGAGATCAACAAAAAGGTCGCCTCGGACATCATGGCGCCCAAGATCTTCGGCGGGCTGGTCAAAAAAGGCGTGGGCTTCTTCTTCAACTACCGCGGCCAGGCCTGCGAGTGGACCCTTGGTATGGATGAGGAGTAA
- the thrC gene encoding threonine synthase produces the protein MTHAFPPYRGSMQYRCLGCQAVYSIDELHYTCPECGGVFLLEDTNFDRLTETPGETWRDVFDARAAAKRASLRGIFRFYELMAPVLEEEDIVYLGEGQTPVIEANDTLAQRIGRRFAYKNDGQNPSASFKDRGMACAFSYLKRLVRENDWDQVLTVCASTGDTSAAAALYAAYVGAPLTSVVILPQGKVTPQQLAQPLGSGATVLEVPGVFDDCMKVVEHLAENYRVALLNSKNAWRILGQESYAFEVAQWYDWNVANLAIFVPIGNAGNITAIMSGFLKLHKLGIIDELPRFVGVQSHHADPVYRYYEEKDPAARKYAPVAVTPSVAQAAMIGNPVSFPRVKHYADQVVAIGGEEKFAVVQVTEQEIIESMLLANRHGHIADTQGGECLAGLQKAIAAGIVGKDEVAVLDATAHALKFIGFQAMYFENAFPAEYGITPKAELANAPRLLIEPARKDALEPQAYYLEAATAAADLLGLEAKK, from the coding sequence ATGACTCATGCCTTTCCTCCGTACCGCGGCTCCATGCAATATCGATGTCTTGGCTGCCAGGCAGTCTATTCCATCGACGAGCTTCACTACACCTGCCCGGAATGCGGCGGCGTTTTTCTGCTAGAGGACACGAACTTCGACAGACTGACCGAAACCCCCGGCGAGACGTGGCGCGACGTGTTCGACGCCCGCGCCGCGGCCAAGCGCGCCTCCCTCCGGGGTATCTTCCGGTTCTACGAGCTCATGGCCCCGGTTCTCGAAGAAGAGGACATCGTCTATCTCGGCGAGGGCCAGACCCCCGTTATCGAGGCCAACGACACCCTGGCCCAGCGCATCGGACGCCGCTTCGCCTACAAGAACGACGGCCAGAACCCCTCGGCATCCTTCAAGGACCGCGGCATGGCCTGCGCCTTCAGCTACCTCAAGCGCTTGGTGCGCGAGAACGACTGGGACCAGGTCCTGACCGTCTGCGCCTCCACAGGCGACACCTCGGCCGCCGCTGCGCTCTACGCCGCTTATGTGGGCGCCCCCCTCACCTCGGTGGTCATCCTGCCGCAGGGCAAGGTCACGCCGCAGCAGCTTGCCCAGCCTCTGGGCAGCGGCGCCACCGTGCTGGAGGTGCCCGGCGTGTTCGACGACTGCATGAAGGTGGTTGAGCATCTGGCCGAAAACTATCGCGTGGCGCTGCTCAACTCCAAGAACGCCTGGCGCATCCTGGGCCAGGAGTCCTACGCCTTTGAGGTGGCCCAGTGGTATGACTGGAATGTGGCCAACTTGGCGATCTTTGTGCCCATTGGCAACGCCGGCAACATCACCGCGATCATGAGCGGCTTTCTCAAGCTGCACAAGCTCGGCATTATCGACGAGCTGCCGCGTTTCGTGGGCGTGCAGTCCCACCACGCCGACCCGGTCTACCGCTACTATGAGGAAAAGGACCCGGCCGCGCGCAAGTATGCGCCGGTGGCCGTGACGCCGTCTGTGGCCCAGGCCGCGATGATCGGCAACCCGGTCTCGTTCCCGCGGGTCAAGCACTACGCCGACCAGGTCGTGGCCATCGGCGGCGAGGAGAAGTTCGCCGTGGTCCAGGTCACGGAGCAGGAGATCATCGAGTCCATGCTGCTGGCCAACCGCCACGGCCACATTGCCGACACCCAGGGCGGTGAGTGTCTGGCCGGTCTGCAGAAAGCCATCGCAGCCGGCATCGTGGGCAAGGACGAGGTCGCCGTGCTGGACGCCACGGCCCACGCCCTCAAGTTTATCGGGTTCCAGGCCATGTACTTCGAAAACGCCTTCCCGGCCGAGTACGGCATCACCCCCAAGGCCGAGCTGGCCAACGCGCCCCGACTGCTCATTGAACCTGCGCGCAAGGACGCCCTGGAGCCGCAGGCCTACTACCTCGAAGCCGCAACCGCGGCCGCCGATCTGCTGGGGCTGGAAGCCAAGAAGTAG
- a CDS encoding GNAT family N-acetyltransferase: protein MSVVELPIQTERLVLRSWKEADLEPFAAMNRDSRVMEFLPRRLTRAESDQLAGRICAAMRESGFGLWAVETRRSGEFIGYVGLLAANFEAHFTPCVEVGWRLAHRFWGCGYATEAARKALSIGFTAFGLDAIVSFTVPRNVRSRKVMERLGMTHDPADDFNHPKLESGHPLERHVLYRLSKDDWMRSNAPR, encoded by the coding sequence GTGAGCGTTGTGGAGCTGCCCATACAGACCGAACGCCTTGTGCTGCGTTCCTGGAAGGAGGCGGATCTGGAGCCGTTCGCGGCCATGAATCGCGACAGCCGTGTGATGGAGTTCCTGCCCAGGCGTCTGACACGGGCTGAAAGCGATCAGCTTGCAGGTCGAATCTGCGCGGCAATGCGCGAATCCGGATTCGGCTTATGGGCTGTCGAGACCAGACGCTCCGGCGAGTTCATCGGCTACGTCGGTCTCTTGGCAGCCAATTTTGAAGCGCATTTCACGCCGTGCGTGGAGGTGGGGTGGCGGCTCGCGCACCGGTTCTGGGGCTGCGGATACGCAACAGAAGCCGCGCGGAAGGCCCTGTCAATCGGGTTCACGGCTTTCGGTCTCGACGCAATCGTCTCCTTCACCGTTCCCCGGAACGTTCGGTCCCGAAAGGTCATGGAGCGGCTCGGCATGACGCATGACCCTGCCGATGATTTCAACCACCCGAAGCTGGAAAGCGGACACCCTCTGGAGCGGCATGTGCTCTACCGATTGTCGAAGGACGATTGGATGCGGTCCAACGCGCCCCGATGA
- a CDS encoding cereblon family protein, protein MTFDDQPCAHLRQLLEDADTPTAPPLDDVDYEDETETSDSGGNILRCRSCGHAITKASFRTQKGGRHCHVFCNPSGIVFEIGIFSAAPGAALTGQPSSEFTWFPEHSWRIAVCGSCLVHLGWIWSGPAGMFYGLVLNMLVEDS, encoded by the coding sequence GTGACTTTCGATGACCAACCGTGTGCGCATTTGCGCCAGCTTCTCGAAGACGCCGACACGCCCACGGCTCCGCCCTTGGATGACGTGGACTACGAGGACGAGACCGAGACCTCGGACAGCGGCGGCAATATACTGCGCTGCCGTTCCTGCGGCCACGCCATCACCAAGGCCAGCTTCCGCACGCAAAAGGGCGGCCGGCACTGCCACGTGTTCTGCAATCCCTCGGGCATCGTCTTCGAGATCGGCATCTTCTCGGCCGCGCCCGGGGCCGCGCTCACGGGCCAGCCCAGCTCCGAGTTCACCTGGTTCCCGGAGCACTCCTGGCGCATCGCCGTGTGCGGCTCATGCCTGGTGCACCTCGGGTGGATCTGGAGCGGTCCGGCCGGCATGTTCTACGGCCTGGTACTCAACATGCTCGTGGAAGACTCATAG
- a CDS encoding helix-turn-helix transcriptional regulator, protein MDDRSRMLGEYLKDRRARLDPAALGLPLVRRRTPGLRREEVAQGANISATWYTWLEQGRGGTPSAEVLERIAQALMLSDSEREHLFLLAFGSPPAARYERVDTISPRLQRILDKLGTSPAIIRNATWDIIAWNKAALATLTDYEKLQPRERNILRLVFANPRVRSAQSQWESVARFVVATFRAETARTGATQEVAALVDELRQSSADFARIWDENEVRTHGDGVKQLLHPDVGPITMEYMAFTVDGSPDLGLVVYSPVSERDEERVRSLLEALPE, encoded by the coding sequence ATGGACGACAGAAGTAGGATGTTAGGAGAATATTTGAAGGACCGCCGCGCACGGCTCGATCCCGCCGCCTTGGGCCTACCCCTTGTACGCAGACGGACACCAGGGTTGAGGCGGGAGGAAGTGGCCCAAGGGGCGAATATCAGTGCCACGTGGTACACTTGGCTGGAGCAGGGGCGGGGTGGAACGCCATCGGCAGAGGTGCTGGAGCGCATAGCCCAGGCGCTGATGCTTTCCGATTCGGAGCGGGAGCATCTGTTTCTCCTGGCTTTTGGCAGTCCGCCCGCTGCGCGCTATGAAAGGGTCGATACGATTTCGCCGCGTTTGCAGCGTATCCTGGATAAGCTCGGCACGAGTCCCGCCATTATCCGAAACGCCACTTGGGACATCATAGCCTGGAACAAAGCGGCCCTGGCGACCCTGACCGATTATGAAAAGCTGCAGCCCCGCGAGCGCAATATCTTGCGGCTCGTCTTTGCCAACCCCCGTGTCCGTTCCGCCCAGTCTCAATGGGAAAGCGTGGCCCGGTTTGTCGTCGCAACATTCAGGGCGGAGACGGCGCGCACAGGGGCCACGCAGGAAGTGGCGGCACTGGTGGACGAGCTGCGCCAGTCCAGTGCTGATTTTGCGCGAATATGGGATGAGAATGAGGTGCGCACACACGGCGACGGCGTCAAGCAATTGCTTCATCCGGATGTCGGACCCATCACTATGGAGTATATGGCCTTTACCGTTGATGGAAGCCCAGACCTCGGCCTCGTGGTGTATAGCCCGGTCAGTGAACGTGATGAAGAACGAGTTCGTTCACTGCTTGAAGCCCTCCCGGAATAA
- a CDS encoding TVP38/TMEM64 family protein, translated as MQTKTWKKLAILGAIAVAVVLFFALGLHKYLTLSQLKGSRDALLRLYQEHTVLFVAAYFAAYVAIAALSLPGAAVMTLAGSAILGFWTGLITVSFASSIGALLACAISRYVAGGYVQRRFGDKLGRFNAGIEREGAFYLFTLRLIPVFPFFVINLVMGLTRMPLVTFYWVSQLGMLPGTAVYVNAGTQLGELDSLSGILSWQIIASFALLGIFPLVAKKVLGWYRAKKGLQAAPVQEPSVKN; from the coding sequence ATGCAGACCAAGACCTGGAAAAAGCTAGCCATTCTCGGCGCCATCGCAGTGGCGGTCGTGTTGTTTTTCGCCCTGGGCCTGCACAAGTACCTGACCCTGTCCCAGCTCAAGGGCTCGCGGGATGCGCTGTTGCGCCTGTACCAGGAGCACACGGTGCTCTTTGTGGCCGCGTACTTTGCCGCCTATGTAGCCATCGCCGCGCTCAGCCTACCGGGAGCCGCGGTGATGACCCTGGCCGGCAGCGCCATTCTCGGCTTCTGGACCGGCCTGATCACGGTCTCCTTTGCCTCATCCATCGGCGCGCTTCTGGCCTGCGCCATCTCCCGGTACGTGGCCGGGGGTTATGTGCAGCGACGTTTCGGCGACAAGCTGGGCCGGTTCAACGCCGGCATCGAGCGCGAGGGCGCGTTCTACCTCTTCACCCTGCGCCTTATCCCGGTCTTTCCGTTCTTCGTCATCAACCTGGTCATGGGCCTGACCAGGATGCCGCTCGTCACCTTCTACTGGGTTTCGCAGCTGGGCATGCTGCCCGGCACGGCCGTGTACGTGAACGCGGGCACGCAGCTCGGCGAACTCGACTCCCTGTCCGGCATCCTGAGCTGGCAGATCATCGCCTCGTTCGCCCTGCTGGGCATCTTCCCCCTGGTCGCCAAGAAGGTGCTGGGCTGGTACCGCGCCAAGAAGGGGTTGCAGGCCGCGCCTGTGCAGGAGCCCAGCGTAAAAAACTGA
- a CDS encoding cytochrome c family protein: MRKSYAFIAVLLGMFAGFLCVSLLAVPGAVAETPPDARYIGSKACGDCHAEQFDRFMEYSKKAHSWHSVEIMSSNLTDADLKTCYECHTTGYGKPGGFVSKEETPEMAHVGCETCHGPGSVHAEYGDPADITLEPTMDRCLSCHNEERVEAFNFKPLIYSGAH; encoded by the coding sequence ATGCGGAAAAGCTATGCCTTCATCGCGGTTCTCTTGGGGATGTTCGCCGGATTTCTCTGCGTTAGCCTGCTCGCTGTTCCCGGGGCCGTGGCGGAAACCCCGCCCGATGCGCGATACATCGGGTCCAAGGCGTGCGGGGACTGCCATGCCGAGCAGTTCGACCGCTTCATGGAGTACTCGAAGAAGGCCCACTCCTGGCACTCTGTGGAGATCATGAGCTCCAACCTTACCGATGCCGATTTAAAGACGTGTTACGAATGCCATACGACCGGCTACGGCAAGCCCGGCGGTTTCGTATCCAAGGAAGAGACGCCGGAGATGGCGCACGTAGGCTGCGAGACTTGCCACGGCCCGGGCAGCGTGCATGCGGAGTACGGCGATCCCGCGGACATCACGCTGGAGCCTACCATGGACAGGTGTCTGTCCTGCCATAATGAAGAGCGCGTCGAGGCATTCAACTTCAAACCGCTGATCTACAGTGGCGCGCATTAG
- a CDS encoding zinc dependent phospholipase C family protein: MTRTTRFIATSARTVVPLVSILLAGLLFVLLDVREALAWGPGVHMAIGHALIAGAGNLSSATAALLAQFPGPFLYGCLAADFFVGKGVRYVEGHSHNWATGHAMLREIKQGADPALRAYALGYLAHLAADTVAHNFFVPNLLAIMPMRGTLSHTMLEWEADRRVTWCPRETNSILAAPPAGADASLLRATGRRKLPFLLRKGLMRSGVVLQSPPVGNSVITSVRRAALPPRLAPFCDVMLERSRAAAADVLRQPEDSQVLHIDPIGARNQMAVRRFQPGARINLGTLRKELPDMLDSRSRMLVDPLEAPRFPLDERLVCLPAFSADAA, from the coding sequence ATGACACGCACCACACGTTTCATCGCCACATCCGCACGCACCGTTGTTCCGCTGGTTTCCATCCTGCTCGCCGGACTGCTCTTCGTGCTCCTCGACGTCCGCGAGGCTCTGGCCTGGGGACCTGGCGTGCATATGGCCATCGGCCACGCGCTCATTGCCGGCGCGGGCAACCTGTCTTCGGCCACGGCCGCCCTGCTCGCGCAGTTTCCCGGCCCGTTCCTGTACGGCTGCCTGGCCGCCGACTTCTTTGTGGGCAAGGGTGTCCGCTATGTGGAAGGACACAGCCACAACTGGGCCACCGGCCACGCCATGCTCCGCGAAATCAAACAAGGCGCCGACCCGGCTCTGCGCGCCTACGCCCTGGGCTACCTGGCCCACCTGGCCGCGGATACCGTGGCCCACAACTTTTTCGTCCCCAACCTGCTGGCCATCATGCCCATGCGCGGCACCCTCTCCCACACCATGCTGGAGTGGGAAGCCGACCGCCGGGTGACGTGGTGCCCGCGGGAGACCAACTCCATCCTCGCGGCGCCGCCTGCCGGCGCGGACGCCTCTCTGCTGCGCGCCACGGGCCGGCGCAAGCTGCCCTTCCTGCTCCGCAAGGGGCTCATGCGCAGCGGCGTGGTGCTGCAGAGCCCGCCTGTGGGTAACTCGGTCATCACCTCGGTGCGCCGCGCCGCCCTGCCCCCGCGGCTCGCCCCCTTCTGCGACGTCATGCTGGAGCGCTCCCGCGCCGCCGCGGCCGACGTGCTCCGCCAGCCCGAAGACTCCCAGGTGCTGCACATCGACCCTATCGGCGCGCGCAACCAGATGGCCGTGCGCCGCTTCCAGCCCGGCGCGAGGATCAACCTCGGTACCCTGCGCAAAGAGCTGCCCGATATGCTCGACAGCCGCTCGCGCATGCTGGTGGACCCCCTGGAGGCACCGCGCTTCCCCCTGGACGAACGACTGGTCTGCCTGCCCGCCTTCAGCGCGGACGCCGCCTGA
- a CDS encoding acylneuraminate cytidylyltransferase family protein — protein MNIAARKQRYLANPDGAITVVHIPARGGSTRVPRKNIHLLGGAPLIAYSICVARSLRGVDRVIVNTDSEEIAEVARAYGAETPFLRPAEISHETALLQDAQRYAMDWLESCGATLAGFVTLYPTSPFRSLARTQAMLDEVRRRTLVGTMVRVPFQWGRVCRERGDGMLEPIAQAAQHSGDLDAAMTEAYRTFLAQRFPGSEHLAAGRLAHIKRTGHFIGIGFHDESPEDGDACYFEIEHPLERIDIDTDEDFALAEEALARFDFGFNIARPEECGR, from the coding sequence ATGAATATCGCAGCCCGCAAACAACGCTATCTCGCCAACCCAGACGGCGCGATCACCGTTGTGCACATCCCGGCGCGCGGCGGGTCCACGCGTGTGCCCCGCAAGAATATCCACCTGTTGGGCGGCGCGCCACTCATCGCCTACTCCATTTGCGTGGCCCGCTCTCTGCGTGGCGTGGACAGGGTGATTGTGAATACGGACTCCGAGGAGATAGCCGAGGTGGCGCGGGCATACGGGGCCGAGACGCCGTTTCTGCGGCCGGCCGAGATATCCCACGAGACCGCCCTGCTCCAGGACGCCCAACGCTACGCCATGGACTGGCTGGAGTCGTGCGGTGCGACCCTGGCCGGCTTCGTGACCCTCTACCCCACCAGCCCGTTTCGCTCCCTCGCGCGAACGCAGGCCATGTTGGACGAGGTGCGGCGGCGAACACTGGTGGGCACCATGGTGCGCGTGCCGTTCCAGTGGGGCCGCGTGTGCCGCGAGCGCGGCGACGGAATGCTGGAGCCCATCGCCCAGGCGGCACAACACAGCGGAGACCTGGACGCCGCCATGACCGAGGCGTACCGCACCTTTCTGGCGCAACGTTTTCCGGGCAGCGAGCATCTGGCCGCCGGCAGGCTCGCGCACATCAAGCGCACCGGGCACTTCATCGGCATCGGCTTCCACGACGAATCCCCGGAAGACGGCGATGCCTGCTACTTCGAGATCGAGCACCCGCTGGAACGCATCGACATCGACACGGACGAGGACTTCGCCCTGGCCGAGGAGGCGCTGGCGCGGTTCGATTTCGGCTTTAATATCGCGCGCCCCGAGGAGTGCGGCCGATGA
- a CDS encoding chloride channel protein, with amino-acid sequence MTAFSEGLRRFFNLRGRPHSLQATFRWLFLFMLIGFIAGLGAILFQTLCELGMHYFLDGMAGYRPTSVPGEKAILPHTDTQFNRWILLALPAIGGLVSGFIVYTWAPEAEGHGTDGAIDAYHNKGGIIRGRVPIIKTIASTITLTTGGSGGREGPIAQIGAGFGSFLATRLKLSERERRIMLAAGMGAGVGAIFRAPLAGALFASEVLYSDADFESDVLIPAGIASVVAYCVYCLVYGWGSLFQAPDFRFDNPLELGPYLVLALVLVGGGFLYVKCFYGVRDLFKIIPIKNHYKPAIGGLLTGVVGFYLPESLAFGYGIVQTGLVGNAPLLLLLGVAAGKIVTTSFTIGSGGSGGVFGPSVVIGGALGGAVGTLFHDFFPNLVTHPGAFVLVGMAGFFTAVSSTPVSTIIFVSEMTNSYHLLLPSLMVCFLCHMLSKNFSIYEEQVPDKFSSPAHAGELFVDVLQQYKVRDLLDQMRSVRTVPEDMAFKRFKELISTTEQHYFPVVDESSRLTGIFSLNDVRCILFEPQLEELVRVKDIANPDIIATTPLEDLNTVLKKFTIKNIDRIPVVQDNDSSKLLGMLGRREVIAFYNKKVAEHWGDKAMEVADNDTCAIESLPPH; translated from the coding sequence ATGACGGCCTTTTCAGAAGGCTTGCGCCGGTTCTTCAATCTGCGGGGCCGGCCGCACTCCTTGCAAGCAACCTTTCGCTGGCTGTTTCTCTTCATGCTCATCGGCTTCATCGCCGGGCTGGGAGCCATCCTTTTCCAGACGCTGTGCGAGCTGGGCATGCATTACTTCCTGGACGGCATGGCCGGCTACCGGCCGACCTCCGTGCCCGGCGAGAAGGCGATTCTTCCCCACACGGATACCCAGTTCAACCGCTGGATTCTGCTGGCGCTGCCTGCCATCGGCGGTCTGGTCAGCGGTTTTATCGTGTACACCTGGGCCCCGGAAGCAGAGGGCCACGGCACGGACGGCGCCATTGACGCCTACCACAACAAGGGCGGCATCATTCGCGGCCGCGTGCCCATCATCAAGACCATCGCCTCGACCATTACCCTGACCACGGGCGGCTCCGGCGGACGGGAGGGCCCCATTGCGCAGATCGGGGCCGGCTTCGGCTCCTTTCTGGCCACGCGGCTCAAGCTCTCGGAGCGCGAGCGCCGCATCATGCTCGCGGCCGGCATGGGCGCCGGCGTGGGCGCCATCTTCCGCGCCCCTCTGGCTGGCGCGCTCTTCGCCTCCGAGGTGCTCTACAGCGACGCCGACTTCGAGTCAGACGTGCTCATCCCGGCCGGCATCGCCTCGGTTGTGGCCTACTGCGTGTACTGCCTTGTCTACGGCTGGGGCTCGCTCTTCCAGGCCCCGGACTTCAGGTTCGACAACCCGCTGGAGCTCGGGCCGTACCTGGTGCTGGCGCTGGTCCTGGTGGGCGGCGGGTTCCTCTACGTCAAATGCTTCTACGGGGTGCGTGACCTCTTCAAGATCATCCCCATCAAGAACCATTACAAGCCGGCCATTGGTGGCCTGCTCACGGGTGTTGTCGGCTTCTATCTTCCGGAATCATTGGCCTTCGGCTACGGCATTGTCCAGACAGGGCTGGTCGGCAACGCGCCGTTGCTGCTTCTGCTGGGCGTGGCCGCGGGCAAGATCGTCACCACATCCTTCACCATCGGCTCGGGCGGCTCGGGCGGCGTGTTCGGCCCCTCGGTGGTCATAGGCGGAGCCCTGGGCGGCGCCGTGGGCACGCTGTTCCACGACTTCTTCCCCAACCTGGTAACGCATCCCGGCGCCTTCGTGCTGGTGGGCATGGCCGGCTTCTTCACCGCCGTGTCCTCCACGCCGGTCTCCACCATCATCTTCGTCTCGGAGATGACCAACTCCTACCATCTGTTGCTGCCCAGCCTCATGGTCTGCTTCCTCTGCCACATGCTCTCCAAGAACTTCTCCATTTACGAGGAGCAGGTGCCGGACAAGTTCTCGAGCCCGGCCCATGCCGGCGAGCTGTTCGTGGACGTGCTGCAGCAGTACAAGGTGCGAGACCTGCTGGACCAGATGCGCTCCGTGCGCACCGTGCCGGAGGACATGGCCTTCAAGCGGTTCAAGGAGCTTATCTCCACCACAGAGCAGCACTACTTCCCGGTGGTGGACGAGAGCAGCAGGCTCACGGGCATCTTCTCGCTCAACGACGTGCGCTGCATCCTGTTCGAGCCGCAGCTGGAGGAGCTCGTCCGCGTCAAGGACATTGCCAACCCGGACATCATCGCCACCACACCGCTTGAGGACCTGAACACGGTGCTCAAGAAGTTCACTATCAAGAATATCGACAGGATACCGGTGGTGCAGGACAACGACAGCAGCAAGCTGCTGGGCATGCTCGGTCGGCGGGAGGTCATCGCCTTCTACAACAAGAAGGTGGCCGAGCATTGGGGCGACAAGGCAATGGAGGTGGCGGACAACGATACCTGCGCCATCGAAAGCTTGCCGCCGCATTAA
- a CDS encoding universal stress protein, which translates to MPSLLHIFRNTPFGRETLLNSLYFCETLGLDLKVYIPRMPKFLMYFEYEAVQVDLDGSYLNDPDTAVEHLNGLTKGRNLVVDLLETKEFTASTLPDVPTNVEFMTSPRIIADKSTSIALGIIGSKVRTILKTARFPVLIPPPVYKPWQSVAVFFGGSVNAVKSFYLGLRIARDSGLPLDVFTVAKEDEREKYEEILAKNELSDAMAREVRIWDYRDVDFAKLLYDVPHDALVVLGAYGHGIIKEMLFGSKMELVQSVLPNPLLVAGPNFKTHPWYQTETARLLDG; encoded by the coding sequence ATGCCAAGCCTGCTGCACATATTCCGCAATACCCCCTTTGGTCGGGAGACGCTGCTCAACTCGCTGTACTTCTGTGAAACTCTTGGGCTGGACCTCAAGGTTTACATCCCCCGGATGCCCAAGTTTCTGATGTACTTCGAGTACGAGGCTGTGCAGGTGGACCTGGACGGCTCCTACCTGAACGATCCCGACACGGCCGTGGAGCACCTGAACGGCCTGACCAAGGGTCGGAATCTGGTGGTGGATCTGTTGGAGACCAAGGAGTTCACGGCTTCCACGCTGCCGGACGTGCCCACGAACGTGGAGTTCATGACCAGCCCGCGCATCATTGCGGACAAGTCCACATCCATCGCCCTCGGCATTATCGGCTCCAAGGTGCGCACCATCCTCAAGACGGCGCGGTTCCCCGTGCTCATTCCCCCGCCCGTGTACAAACCGTGGCAGAGCGTCGCGGTATTTTTCGGCGGATCGGTCAACGCCGTGAAGTCGTTCTACCTGGGCTTGCGCATTGCGCGCGACAGCGGCCTGCCCCTGGACGTGTTCACCGTGGCCAAGGAGGATGAGCGCGAAAAGTACGAGGAGATCCTCGCCAAAAACGAGCTGTCGGATGCAATGGCCCGGGAGGTCCGCATCTGGGATTACCGGGACGTGGATTTTGCAAAGCTGCTTTACGACGTGCCCCACGACGCCCTGGTGGTGCTTGGAGCATATGGGCATGGAATCATAAAGGAAATGTTGTTCGGATCAAAGATGGAGCTCGTGCAGTCCGTGCTCCCCAACCCGCTGCTCGTGGCCGGGCCGAACTTCAAGACACATCCATGGTACCAGACGGAAACAGCACGCCTGCTCGATGGATGA